A part of Haemorhous mexicanus isolate bHaeMex1 chromosome 25, bHaeMex1.pri, whole genome shotgun sequence genomic DNA contains:
- the ZNF76 gene encoding zinc finger protein 76 isoform X3 produces the protein MESLGLPAVTLGDGTTAYLQQAARGEKLIEGQVIELEDGTTAYIHQVTVQKEAVAFEDGQPVVLEDGSMAFIHSTAKESYEPGTFQAVQLEDGSTAYIQHPVIVAPGSTILQVQTETGLQELAGKEEDDGLDVDTINALQQYGRKGSDEEEEGVTDTCHVKSKDSSNISSQDLQEEEVQSHRKGQQVGSRAFRCGYKGCGRLYTTAHHLKVHERAHTGDRPYTCDFPSCGKAFATGYGLKSHVRTHTGEKPYKCPEDLCSKAFKTSGDLQKHIRTHTGERPFKCPFVGCGRSFTTSNIRKVHIRTHTGERPYTCAEPGCGRGFTSATNYKNHMRIHTGEKPYLCTVPGCGKRFTEYSSLYKHHVVHTHCKPYTCSSCGKTYRQTSTLAMHKRSSHGELEATEESEQALYEQQQLQAAAAADRGSPLKSQHIAFLSEMEEDEEEDAVPTQISLISQDGTEQVSLSQEELQALGSAIGVVAQSRVLAVPEGGDTGTMTVASTDGTEAQEVTIVTSGPVVSEESDIAPLCHQQVALLATSHGSHIAVQLEEQQSLEEALSMATAVIHYEPVPPDTALPGKGS, from the exons aGGCTGTGGCTTTTGAAGATGGGCAGCCAGTGGTGCTGGAGGATGGCAGCATGGCCTTCATACACAGCACAGCTAAAG AGAGTTACGAGCCTGGCACATTCCAGGCTGTCCAGCTGGAGGATGGCTCCACTGCCTACATCCAGCATCCTGTCATCGTGGCACCTGGCAGCACCATCCTGCAAGTGCAGACAGAAACTGGGCTCCAGGAgttggctgggaaggaggaagatgatggCCTTGATGTGGACACCATTAATGCATTGCAACAGTATGGCAGGAAG GGCTctgatgaggaagaggagggagtgACAGACACCTGCCATGTGAAGAGTAAAGACTCCAGCAACATCTCTTCCCAG GatctgcaggaggaggaggtgcaAAGCCACAGGAAGGGGCAGCAGGTTGGCAGCAGAGCTTTCCGCTGTGGGTACAAAGGCTGTGGCCGCCTCTACACCACTGCCCACCACCTCAAG GTACATGAACGTGCTCACACAGGTGACCGGCCATACACGTGTGACTTCCCAAGTTGTGGGAAAGCATTTGCTACAG GGTATGGTCTGAAGAGCCACGTGAGAACACACACAGGTGAGAAACCCTACAAGTGTCCAGAAGATTTGTGCAGCAAAGCCTTCAAAACCTCCGGGGACCTGCAGAAACACATCcgcacacacacag GTGAGCGTCCCTTCAAGTGCCCCTTCGTGGGCTGTGGCCGCTCCTTTACCACATCCAACATCCGCAAGGTTCACATCCGGACGCACACGGGCGAGCGGCCGTACACGTGTGCagagcctggatgtggcagggGCTTCACCAGCGCCACCAACTACAAGAACCACATGAGGATCCACACAG GAGAGAAGCCATACCTGTGCACCGTGCCTGGCTGTGGGAAGCGCTTCACAGAGTACTCCAGCCTGTACAAGCACCACGTGGTGCACACGCACTGCAAGCCCTACAcgtgcagcagctgtggcaagACCTACCGACAGACCTCCACGCTGGCCATGCACAAACGCAGCAGCCACGGCGAGCTGGAGGCCACCGAGGAGAGTGAGCAGGCCCTGtacgagcagcagcagctgcagg ctgctgcagctgctgacagaGGCTCTCCACTGAAGAGTCAGCATATTGCTTTCCTGTCAGAGAtggaggaagatgaagaagaagatgcTGTGCCTACACAAATCTCACTTATCTCTCAGGATGGGACAGAGCAG GTGAGTCTGtctcaggaggagctgcaggccctgggcagtgccatcGGCgtggtggcacagagcagggtcctggctgtgcccgagggaggtgacactgggaccaTGACTGTGGCCAGCACCGATGGCACCGAGGCACAGGAG GTGACCATAGTCACTTCTGGGCCAGTGGTGTCAGAGGAGTCAGACATTGCCCCACTCTGTCATCAGCAGGTGGCATTGCTGGCCACCTCCCATGGCAGCCACATCGCTGTGCAG ctggaagagcagcagagcctggaggaaGCCCTCAGCATGGCCACAGCAGTCATCCACTACGAGCCAGTGCCCCctgacacagccctgcctgggaaggggagctga